The Neoarius graeffei isolate fNeoGra1 chromosome 12, fNeoGra1.pri, whole genome shotgun sequence genome window below encodes:
- the kcnk12l gene encoding potassium channel subfamily K member 13: MPCRPDVSSSCCFPLHLNEDNARFGLLAALILMYLFCGALVFSALERPSELRAHQRWEEQLDNFTQQHRLSVESLQALLRHYEEAFVTGIRVDALRPRWDFSGAFYFVGTVVSTIGFGMTTPMTIGGKVFLIFYGLIGCAATILFFNLFLERIITMLAYIMRWCHERQLRRAGMGGEEAHSEDDSLEGWKPSVYYVMLILGVAALLIACCASALYSSMEDWDYFDSLYFCFVAFSTIGFGDLVSSQRESYKAQEAYRLGNCLFILMGVCCIYSLFNVISIIIKQTLNWILAKLDCSRLQCPCRGCTYRRQGSACCCCCFPSQRHSQHPITGNARQRAQKRNAVHPAPANEAARKQRFTNASVETVCDSETDPGLGPDGGYLTGHRLSGEMISVNDFMANKVSLAILQKQLSETAHGNPRQSHVRQNGFSVGVGAFAIMNNRLQETSVDR; this comes from the exons ATGCCTTGCAGACCGGATGTCAGCAGCAGCTGTTGCTTCCCACTGCACTTGAATGAGGACAATGCTCGCTTTGGCCTGTTGGCAGCGCTCATCCTGATGTACCTGTTCTGTGGGGCACTGGTGTTCTCTGCCCTCGAGCGCCCTTCCGAGCTGCGGGCACACCAGCGCTGGGAGGAACAGCTGGATAACTTCACCCAGCAGCACAGGTTGAGTGTGGAGAGCCTGCAGGCTTTGCTAAGGCACTATGAGGAGGCCTTCGTCACGGGCATCCGTGTGGATGCTCTGAGACCTCGCTGGGACTTCTCCGGGGCTTTCTACTTTGTTGGTACTGTGGTTTCCACAATAG GTTTTGGCATGACCACACCTATGACGATAGGTGGCAAAGTGTTTTTGATATTCTATGGACTTATTGGTTGTGCAGCAACCATCctgttttttaaccttttcctgGAGCGCATCATCACCATGTTGGCATACATCATGCGCTGGTGTCATGAGAGGCAGCTGCGGCGTGCTGGCATGGGTGGAGAGGAGGCTCACAGTGAGGATGACAGCCTAGAAGGCTGGAAGCCCTCTGTCTATTATGTGATGCTCATTTTGGGGGTTGCAGCACTGCTAATTGCTTGCTGTGCCTCAGCACTGTACTCATCTATGGAAGACTGGGATTACTTTGACTCTCTTTATTTCTGCTTCGTGGCCTTCAGCACAATTGGCTTTGGAGACTTAGTGAGTAGCCAGAGGGAGAGCTACAAGGCACAAGAGGCTTACCGACTTGGGAACTGTCTTTTTATTCTTATGGGTGTCTGCTGCATCTACTCACTTTTTAATGTAATTTCCATCATCATAAAGCAGACCCTAAACTGGATCCTGGCTAAGCTGGACTGCAGCAGGTTGCAGTGTCCCTGCCGAGGATGCACCTACAGAAGACAAGGCTCAgcatgctgctgttgctgctttcCCAGCCAGCGGCACAGCCAGCACCCCATAACTGGAAACGCCCGGCAGAGAGCACAGAAGCGCAATGCTGTACACCCAGCCCCCGCCAATGAGGCTGCGCGAAAGCAGCGCTTCACTAATGCATCAGTGGAAACAGTGTGCGATAGTGAGACTGATCCTGGCCTGGGGCCAGATGGAGGTTATCTCACAGGGCACAGACTCTCAGGAGAAATGATCTCTGTCAATGACTTTATGGCCAACAAGGTTTCTCTGGCCATTCTGCAGAAGCAGCTCTCAGAGACCGCTCATGGAAACCCAAGACAGAGCCATGTTCGGCAGAATGGCTTTTCTGTTGGAGTGGGAGCCTTCGCTATCATGAATAACCGCCTACAAGAGACGAGTGTCGACAGGTAG